A portion of the Chloroflexaceae bacterium genome contains these proteins:
- a CDS encoding CHAT domain-containing protein yields the protein MNPSLNRTDPRLICLPRRDGVTLRWEAGVLGTRTSRLEPPFPRDDLGLVLRALDALQDPAYPIAWNEEQEQRFAFSADERARLAALGLWDEERVSADAPRRVGRRLFHALTADPAGARALATLRDHATALGYPLRLELCFPPEATDLAALPWELLWDDGPLPLVLAQGSAGSIARRLDLPRALPPPRHTSGPLRILAVSPRAGISPEIRQVERAARLDAWQPLLDAGHATVLEVEPASRAAVIQALGAGPPPDVVHFYGHGRYLDGEGALLLDDGPGAAWTPAATLAALFGGVSLVVLHACQGAMLGASAPLVAGVAQALCASGVPAVLGMQLSVRAGAAGRAGALLYRALVAGRSLQDAVALARRALFVEERDRVSWFVPALYLRDRDGGPFYLRPPAADLVGEAPPPAARQMVVARGGQIRALRIQGRAGSAQRVVALDGGQISGVAIEDRS from the coding sequence ATGAACCCTTCTCTCAATCGCACCGATCCGCGGCTGATCTGCCTGCCGCGCCGCGACGGCGTCACCCTGCGCTGGGAGGCAGGCGTACTCGGCACGCGCACCAGTCGTCTGGAGCCTCCGTTCCCGCGCGACGATCTGGGTCTGGTGCTGCGAGCCCTTGACGCCCTGCAGGACCCGGCCTATCCCATTGCCTGGAACGAGGAGCAGGAGCAACGCTTCGCCTTCAGCGCCGACGAGCGCGCCCGGCTGGCCGCCCTGGGCCTCTGGGACGAGGAGCGCGTGTCCGCCGATGCGCCCCGGCGCGTGGGCCGCCGGCTCTTCCACGCTCTCACCGCCGACCCCGCCGGCGCCCGCGCCCTGGCCACGCTGCGCGATCACGCCACGGCCCTGGGCTACCCCCTGCGCCTGGAGTTGTGCTTCCCGCCAGAAGCGACGGACCTGGCCGCTCTACCCTGGGAACTGCTCTGGGACGACGGGCCGCTGCCCCTGGTACTGGCCCAGGGGAGCGCCGGCAGCATCGCGCGGCGACTGGATCTGCCCCGGGCTCTGCCGCCGCCGCGCCATACCAGCGGTCCGCTGCGCATTCTGGCCGTGTCACCCCGGGCCGGGATTAGCCCCGAGATACGCCAGGTCGAACGCGCCGCCCGCCTCGATGCCTGGCAGCCGCTCCTTGACGCCGGACATGCCACGGTGCTCGAAGTAGAGCCGGCCAGCCGCGCCGCGGTGATCCAGGCCCTTGGCGCCGGCCCGCCCCCCGACGTCGTGCATTTCTATGGTCACGGACGCTACCTCGACGGCGAGGGCGCGCTGCTCCTCGATGACGGCCCCGGCGCAGCCTGGACGCCCGCGGCAACCCTGGCGGCCCTCTTCGGCGGGGTCTCTCTGGTGGTGTTGCATGCCTGCCAGGGGGCCATGCTCGGCGCCAGCGCGCCGCTTGTCGCCGGGGTGGCCCAGGCCCTCTGCGCCAGCGGCGTCCCTGCGGTGCTGGGGATGCAACTCAGCGTGCGCGCTGGCGCAGCCGGACGCGCCGGCGCCCTGCTCTACCGGGCCCTCGTCGCCGGGCGCAGCCTGCAAGACGCGGTCGCCCTCGCCCGGCGCGCGCTGTTCGTCGAGGAGCGCGACCGCGTCTCGTGGTTCGTGCCGGCCCTCTACCTGCGCGATCGCGACGGCGGGCCGTTTTACCTCCGCCCGCCCGCCGCCGATCTCGTCGGAGAGGCGCCGCCGCCTGCCGCGCGGCAGATGGTGGTGGCACGCGGCGGGCAGATCCGCGCCCTGCGCATCCAGGGACGCGCTGGCTCGGCCCAGCGTGTCGTCGCCCTCGACGGCGGCCAGATCAGCGGCGTGGCAATCGAGGATCGATCATAG
- a CDS encoding N-acetylmuramoyl-L-alanine amidase: MHVEWLGMTRQHYQPGALSRVRMVVVHATAGRAPGDLNWLRQGGDERRPVSVHYYIGRNGRVVQLVKEDDIAWHAGASVWAVDGRVMQHCNRFSIGIELENLNTGRDPYPEVQYAAALELTRDLVRRHNVPRSQLVRHLDIAPGRKTDPAGFPWERFVGEVYAGTPEANDDPQVQLRALMHDLAYRAAGSALPAAWPLYEAARAAKLGMPVASLNGRPLASSPATAQDDRDRPVRIPGQAPLIVEVYARDLLYAPLTGAEGPQASAIRRLSETAPGSLRDALVSEMFRAADPVNGFRPDWAFHQRWQLRAGDLGAPIGPNHRITVDGTAFACQHFALDSLCSPVGAWRTIYHLSELGSATSGAPRPAALRAALLDDLYRARCGRRYDPAALLTRQAESRRLGAPLAPPEVAMVAGRPYLLMAFALDVLACPLPRLTWPLDQPLPAATPVIALNDSPALHGASAPRGTDHLLGGAAAPALHDLLLDAPSGHDRPAPDSLLIAAARGPAAADLRPEAGSARWHYYVTASGAIYRLRDERTGPGDSARGGRPVLIAVEGGPAAAGPAQRAALIWLVRALADFWRIAPQQIIASDGTSPGPDARHANEERHPDEIGGANDG, encoded by the coding sequence ATGCACGTCGAATGGCTCGGCATGACCCGCCAGCACTATCAGCCCGGCGCGCTCAGCCGGGTGCGCATGGTGGTGGTCCACGCCACAGCCGGGCGCGCCCCCGGCGACCTGAACTGGCTGCGCCAGGGCGGCGATGAACGCCGTCCCGTGTCGGTTCACTACTACATTGGTCGCAATGGGCGGGTTGTGCAACTGGTCAAAGAAGATGACATCGCCTGGCACGCTGGCGCAAGCGTCTGGGCCGTTGACGGGCGCGTTATGCAGCATTGCAATCGTTTCTCGATCGGCATTGAGCTGGAGAATCTCAACACCGGGCGTGATCCCTATCCCGAGGTCCAGTACGCTGCGGCCCTGGAACTGACCCGTGACCTGGTGCGCCGCCACAACGTGCCCCGCAGCCAGCTCGTCCGCCACCTGGACATCGCGCCGGGGCGCAAGACCGATCCCGCCGGATTCCCCTGGGAACGTTTCGTTGGCGAGGTTTACGCCGGCACTCCCGAGGCCAACGATGACCCCCAGGTCCAGTTGCGCGCCCTGATGCACGATCTCGCCTACCGGGCCGCTGGTTCGGCGCTGCCCGCTGCGTGGCCTCTGTACGAAGCCGCCCGCGCCGCGAAGCTGGGCATGCCCGTCGCCAGTCTCAACGGCCGTCCCCTCGCTTCCAGCCCTGCGACGGCCCAGGACGACCGTGATCGCCCGGTGCGCATCCCCGGTCAGGCGCCGCTGATCGTCGAGGTGTACGCCCGCGACCTGCTGTACGCGCCCCTCACCGGCGCCGAGGGTCCCCAGGCCAGCGCGATTCGCCGCTTGAGCGAAACGGCCCCCGGCTCGCTGCGCGACGCGCTGGTGAGCGAAATGTTCCGCGCCGCCGATCCGGTGAACGGTTTCCGGCCCGACTGGGCCTTCCACCAGCGCTGGCAACTGCGCGCTGGCGACCTGGGAGCGCCCATCGGTCCCAACCACCGCATCACGGTGGACGGGACAGCCTTTGCCTGCCAGCACTTTGCTCTGGACAGCCTCTGCTCGCCAGTGGGCGCCTGGCGCACGATCTACCACCTGAGTGAACTGGGCAGCGCGACCAGCGGCGCTCCCCGACCTGCCGCGCTACGCGCCGCCCTGCTCGACGACCTGTACCGTGCCCGCTGCGGGCGGCGCTACGACCCGGCGGCGCTCCTCACCCGCCAGGCCGAGAGCCGGCGCCTGGGCGCGCCCCTGGCGCCGCCCGAAGTGGCGATGGTAGCGGGCCGGCCCTATCTGCTGATGGCCTTTGCCCTCGACGTCCTGGCCTGCCCGTTGCCGCGCCTCACCTGGCCGCTCGACCAGCCGTTGCCCGCCGCGACGCCGGTGATCGCCCTCAACGATTCCCCGGCGCTCCACGGCGCGTCCGCTCCACGGGGAACGGACCATCTGCTGGGCGGGGCCGCGGCGCCGGCGTTGCATGATCTGCTCCTTGACGCGCCCTCAGGCCATGATCGCCCGGCGCCCGACAGCCTGCTCATCGCCGCGGCCCGTGGCCCCGCCGCTGCCGATCTGCGCCCGGAAGCCGGCAGCGCCCGCTGGCACTACTACGTTACCGCCTCTGGCGCGATCTACCGCCTGCGCGACGAACGCACTGGACCGGGCGACAGCGCGCGCGGCGGGCGCCCCGTGCTCATCGCGGTTGAAGGAGGCCCCGCTGCCGCTGGCCCGGCGCAGCGCGCCGCCCTCATCTGGCTGGTGCGCGCGCTGGCCGACTTCTGGCGGATTGCTCCGCAGCAGATCATCGCCAGCGATGGAACCTCGCCCGGCCCGGATGCGCGCCACGCCAATGAAGAACGACATCCCGATGAGATTGGAGGAGCAAACGATGGTTGA
- the ftsZ gene encoding cell division protein FtsZ — translation MVDQSVTGVSVDPDVADNVIVFTRPEDVAARPSLFLAQLPLDSAPVKIRVVGVGGAGGNVIDRLASERIPGVDTLAVNTDRQALGASRATRHLVLGETVTRGLGAGGDPLVGRQAAEESAAALRERLRGADMVFIAAGMGGGTGTGAAPIVARVARELGALCVALVTRPFSFEGRRRAQIAAQGIATLRDVADTVIIVPNDRLIEAATRSTSVREAFDMADAVLQLGVQGIAELMVQCGLINVDFADVRAVMERAGTALLGIGAARGHNRAIEALRRATACPLLEGRLEGARRLLLNITGGNDLGLLEVHSAAELAARSIDPDANIIFGATIDPTLTSGLVKVTLVATGFADAGTSAPLSQGGARGLPVAPGPR, via the coding sequence ATGGTTGATCAGTCCGTGACCGGCGTCAGCGTAGACCCGGATGTTGCCGACAACGTGATCGTGTTTACCCGGCCGGAAGACGTCGCTGCGCGCCCTTCCCTCTTTCTGGCCCAACTGCCGCTTGACTCCGCCCCGGTGAAGATCCGGGTCGTCGGCGTAGGCGGAGCAGGCGGCAACGTCATTGACCGGCTGGCCAGCGAGCGCATTCCCGGCGTGGACACGCTGGCAGTGAATACCGACCGGCAGGCTCTCGGCGCCAGTCGGGCCACGCGCCATCTGGTGCTGGGCGAGACGGTGACTCGTGGCCTCGGAGCGGGGGGGGATCCGCTGGTGGGTCGCCAGGCCGCCGAGGAGAGCGCGGCGGCGCTCCGCGAGCGCCTGCGGGGCGCCGACATGGTCTTCATTGCCGCCGGCATGGGCGGCGGAACGGGAACCGGCGCGGCGCCGATCGTCGCGCGGGTGGCCCGCGAACTCGGCGCCCTCTGCGTGGCCCTGGTCACCCGGCCCTTCAGCTTTGAGGGCCGGCGGCGGGCGCAGATCGCTGCGCAGGGCATCGCCACTCTGCGCGATGTCGCCGACACGGTGATTATTGTGCCGAACGACCGCCTGATCGAGGCCGCCACGCGCAGCACCTCCGTCCGCGAAGCATTCGACATGGCCGACGCCGTGCTCCAGCTCGGCGTGCAGGGCATCGCCGAACTTATGGTGCAGTGCGGCCTGATTAACGTTGATTTCGCCGATGTGCGCGCGGTGATGGAACGGGCCGGCACGGCCCTGCTGGGCATCGGCGCGGCTCGGGGCCACAACCGCGCCATCGAGGCCCTGCGGCGCGCCACCGCCTGCCCGTTGCTGGAGGGCCGCCTCGAAGGTGCGCGCCGGCTGCTGCTCAACATCACCGGCGGCAACGATCTGGGTCTGCTCGAGGTGCATAGCGCCGCTGAACTGGCGGCCCGCAGCATCGACCCCGACGCCAACATCATCTTCGGGGCCACGATTGACCCGACCCTGACCTCCGGGCTGGTCAAGGTCACCCTGGTTGCCACCGGCTTTGCCGACGCCGGGACGTCCGCCCCCCTCTCGCAGGGCGGGGCGCGGGGCCTCCCGGTTGCGCCAGGTCCGCGTTAG
- a CDS encoding class I SAM-dependent methyltransferase, translating into MIPRELFPLLQCPTCRSRDLYVMNDGVHCGSCGAAYAFCDGYIDLMPRNVAFGYVSKYVSDEAELAEELDYRELAPPLLAAGVRDRALRRLLRFRPADVALDNGCGTAKHAVWNAHRVRLMIGSDPATLFADQARKRVALARADSRSLPFADNAFDKLFAIDILEHFPLEVIDQYLAESARVLRPGGRMLAFSNTRERSPIQPLIDLSRRLGRVFVRAGWYDFAREARRKSDHVKALETWEDVLAAFERAGLRPVKVVFWNSLFTTFVEHVLMKLGEAALGRAPAPLDNAASEPDPAASGSPVSGVVREIRARRRIRRRLRPGSPVYLALLAVTLVMELDLWLFGWMRCGSYFLLAEKPGCTSC; encoded by the coding sequence ATGATTCCCCGCGAACTCTTCCCTCTGCTCCAGTGCCCGACCTGCCGTTCGCGCGACCTCTATGTTATGAATGATGGCGTCCACTGTGGATCTTGCGGCGCCGCCTACGCCTTTTGTGACGGCTACATTGACCTGATGCCCCGGAACGTCGCCTTTGGCTACGTCTCGAAGTACGTCTCCGATGAGGCGGAACTGGCCGAGGAGCTTGATTACCGCGAACTGGCCCCGCCGCTCCTCGCTGCCGGCGTGCGCGACCGGGCGCTGCGGCGGCTCCTGCGTTTCCGGCCCGCCGATGTGGCCCTCGACAATGGCTGCGGCACGGCCAAACACGCTGTCTGGAACGCCCACCGCGTGCGCCTGATGATCGGCAGCGATCCGGCCACGCTCTTCGCCGACCAGGCCCGCAAACGGGTGGCCCTCGCCCGCGCCGACTCGCGCAGCCTGCCCTTCGCCGATAACGCCTTCGATAAGCTGTTCGCGATTGACATTCTCGAACACTTTCCCCTTGAGGTCATTGACCAGTATCTGGCCGAGAGCGCCCGCGTGTTGCGCCCCGGCGGGCGCATGCTGGCCTTCTCTAACACGCGCGAACGCTCGCCCATCCAGCCGCTGATTGACCTCAGCCGACGGCTGGGGCGCGTGTTCGTGCGCGCCGGATGGTACGATTTCGCTCGCGAGGCGCGCCGCAAATCCGACCATGTGAAGGCCCTCGAAACCTGGGAAGACGTGCTGGCAGCCTTTGAACGCGCTGGCCTGCGTCCGGTGAAGGTGGTGTTCTGGAACAGTCTGTTCACCACCTTTGTCGAGCACGTGTTGATGAAACTTGGCGAGGCCGCGCTGGGTCGCGCGCCCGCGCCGCTCGACAATGCGGCCAGCGAACCCGATCCCGCCGCCAGCGGATCGCCCGTCAGCGGCGTCGTCCGCGAGATCCGCGCCCGTCGGCGCATCCGCCGGCGCCTGCGCCCTGGCAGCCCGGTCTACCTGGCGCTGCTGGCTGTTACGCTGGTGATGGAACTGGACCTCTGGCTGTTTGGCTGGATGCGCTGTGGCAGCTATTTCCTCCTGGCAGAAAAACCGGGGTGCACATCGTGCTGA
- a CDS encoding GNAT family N-acetyltransferase has product MHIVLTYRPLTEQDLDQFIALEQYAFPANYASYVSTEVAADRLERLRGVFAGDALAAQLEVIPLRVQAGAGDVPAAGIGAVASAPQARRQGHVALLLRHLADELRAGGVPLAILYPFKPSFYRRYGWAIFFERRMYSGPPERFASFRAAPGAWERAGAEQIEEFDRIYRGALRGRFGPIARDAAWWRDRVLHAHGRPRQAYIWRDEQGQGRSYLIYHLRNDDDGRRMEFRELVALDPTARAQLFHFIAGHQDQVQRVRFRAPADAPVNLLFPDPLECSVEPDFMLRLLDVPAALEAYPFAPGASGRLTLAVHDDWIAENAAVFALEFAAGRCQATRLPVGAPADLCCEVGTLAQIYSRYLRPRTAAAFGVLEARRREALDLAEQAFAGLAPFSSDFF; this is encoded by the coding sequence GTGCACATCGTGCTGACCTACCGCCCGCTCACCGAGCAGGATCTCGACCAGTTTATCGCGCTGGAACAGTACGCCTTTCCGGCCAACTACGCCAGCTACGTTTCGACCGAGGTCGCCGCCGATCGTCTGGAGCGCCTGCGCGGCGTGTTCGCCGGTGACGCCCTGGCCGCGCAACTAGAGGTTATTCCGCTGCGGGTGCAGGCCGGCGCCGGCGACGTTCCCGCGGCGGGCATCGGCGCGGTCGCCAGCGCCCCGCAGGCGCGACGGCAGGGCCACGTAGCCCTGCTGCTGCGCCATCTGGCCGACGAACTGCGCGCCGGGGGCGTGCCGCTGGCCATCCTGTATCCCTTCAAGCCGTCATTCTACCGCCGGTACGGCTGGGCGATCTTTTTCGAGCGCCGGATGTACAGCGGTCCCCCGGAACGTTTCGCCAGCTTCCGCGCCGCGCCCGGGGCCTGGGAGCGGGCCGGAGCGGAGCAGATCGAGGAGTTCGACCGCATCTACCGGGGCGCGCTGCGGGGACGCTTTGGCCCCATTGCACGCGACGCCGCCTGGTGGCGCGACCGGGTGCTCCACGCCCACGGACGGCCACGCCAGGCCTATATCTGGCGCGATGAACAGGGCCAGGGCCGTTCCTACCTGATCTACCACCTGCGCAACGACGACGACGGCAGGCGCATGGAGTTCCGCGAACTGGTCGCCCTCGATCCTACGGCCCGCGCCCAGCTCTTCCACTTTATCGCCGGCCACCAGGACCAGGTGCAGCGCGTGCGCTTCCGCGCCCCCGCCGATGCGCCGGTGAACCTGCTTTTCCCCGATCCGCTGGAGTGTTCGGTGGAGCCGGACTTTATGCTACGCCTGCTCGACGTGCCGGCGGCCCTGGAGGCGTACCCCTTCGCGCCCGGGGCGAGCGGGCGCCTGACCCTGGCGGTACACGACGACTGGATAGCCGAAAATGCCGCCGTGTTCGCCCTGGAGTTCGCCGCCGGCCGCTGCCAGGCGACGCGCCTGCCCGTCGGCGCGCCCGCCGATCTGTGCTGTGAGGTGGGGACTCTCGCCCAGATCTACAGCCGGTACCTGCGCCCGCGCACCGCCGCCGCCTTTGGCGTGCTCGAGGCCCGACGGCGCGAGGCCCTCGACCTGGCCGAACAGGCCTTTGCCGGCCTGGCCCCGTTTAGTTCGGATTTTTTCTGA
- a CDS encoding glycosyltransferase family 4 protein: protein MTIRPLYISPVGRGGVDFGIQNITRAVRAAGLRPELLRLPEIYNFLPMLIPRAMPEGWWRGFDLIQGRSRVAFSFGATGLPVVTTVHHLTTDPDLRPYSSFAQRLFYHLVEARYDGLSIAYADAVVCVSRFTRRQVERTYGRADSIIIFDGIDTDVFAPTPGLARRDDGLPPSTARIRLLFVGNRTRRKGFDLLPKIMDLLPPDYALYYTSGFQGRDSRPPHPRMIPIGSPDRAGLVAAYQSCDLLLFPSRLEGFGIAPAEALACGRPVVTTNASALPEVVDDGLNGFLVARDDVAGYAEKVRVLGEDPALRRRFGEHGRAKVVASFGYDQLGGGFKALYERLLGK, encoded by the coding sequence ATGACCATCCGCCCTCTGTACATCTCCCCGGTAGGCCGGGGCGGCGTTGACTTCGGCATCCAGAATATTACCCGCGCCGTGCGCGCTGCAGGGCTGCGCCCCGAACTGTTGCGCCTGCCCGAGATCTACAACTTCCTGCCGATGCTCATCCCCAGGGCCATGCCGGAGGGCTGGTGGCGCGGCTTCGACCTCATCCAGGGGCGCTCGCGGGTGGCCTTCAGCTTCGGGGCAACCGGGCTGCCGGTGGTCACCACCGTACACCATTTGACCACCGACCCCGACCTGCGGCCCTACAGCTCCTTCGCGCAACGCCTGTTTTACCATCTGGTCGAGGCGCGCTACGACGGTCTCTCCATCGCCTACGCCGACGCCGTGGTCTGCGTGAGCCGCTTTACCCGGCGGCAGGTCGAGCGCACCTACGGCCGCGCCGATAGCATCATCATTTTTGACGGCATTGACACCGACGTGTTCGCGCCCACGCCGGGGCTGGCGCGCCGCGACGATGGCTTGCCGCCCTCGACGGCGCGGATCAGGCTGCTCTTCGTGGGCAACCGCACCCGGCGTAAGGGCTTCGATCTGCTGCCAAAGATTATGGACCTTTTGCCGCCGGACTATGCGCTCTACTATACCAGCGGCTTTCAGGGGCGCGACAGCAGGCCGCCGCACCCGCGTATGATCCCCATCGGCTCGCCCGACCGCGCGGGCCTGGTGGCGGCGTACCAGAGCTGCGACCTGCTGCTCTTCCCCTCACGCCTGGAAGGCTTTGGCATCGCCCCCGCCGAGGCCCTGGCCTGCGGGCGGCCCGTGGTCACGACCAATGCCTCGGCCCTGCCCGAAGTGGTGGACGATGGGCTGAACGGCTTCCTGGTGGCCCGCGACGATGTGGCCGGCTATGCCGAAAAGGTGCGCGTTCTCGGCGAGGATCCGGCGCTGCGCCGCCGCTTCGGCGAGCACGGGCGGGCGAAGGTGGTGGCCAGCTTTGGCTACGATCAACTCGGCGGCGGCTTCAAGGCGCTCTACGAGCGGTTGCTGGGCAAATGA
- the murJ gene encoding murein biosynthesis integral membrane protein MurJ: MQLSSRLRRVSTGAARNSLIVMGGFVLSRVTGLARDIVATYFFGTSAAAAAYRAAFSIVDLLYLIIIGGALGSSFIPVFIEVWERDGQERAWRLASAVVTWSLLALAAASAAVFVAAPRVVTLLYGGRGFDAATLDLTVALARFFLLSPLLLGLGGLAMAALNAREHFAMPALAQSVYNLGITLGAALGGMLGLGIWGMAWGVAIGALGYLLVQLPPLWGMGMRLRVSLGRGMEEVGRIARQMGPRVVGQAAAYLSIVVTLALAARLPAGDAKVAGLGYAYQLMLLPYGIFSLSLSQVAFPRLARLVAEGRHADLSADVRQTLATILWLTLPATAALLALGFPLARALFERGAFDARSLEHTTQALAGYALALPAFAASEILIRAFFAMQRTWTPVLVGVFQVALNLTLGVSLLRLGGDVGALAFAFSIANTIEALVLFALLGTTLPGLWRERRLWGSLGASLAGALVLGALLIGLTAASRHMLPALSADHPYQWTRDLPLLLLWLAGVGLAGALVYLGLTFALGAGPARAVVARLRGG; this comes from the coding sequence GTGCAACTCTCGTCGCGGCTACGGCGCGTCTCAACGGGCGCCGCGCGCAATAGCCTGATCGTCATGGGCGGCTTTGTGCTTAGCCGCGTAACGGGCCTGGCGCGCGACATCGTGGCGACGTACTTCTTTGGCACCAGCGCAGCGGCGGCGGCCTATCGCGCCGCATTTTCAATTGTCGATCTGCTGTACCTGATCATCATTGGCGGCGCCCTGGGCAGCAGCTTTATCCCCGTGTTCATCGAGGTCTGGGAACGGGACGGGCAGGAGCGGGCCTGGCGCCTCGCCAGCGCCGTGGTTACCTGGTCATTGCTGGCGCTGGCTGCAGCGAGCGCGGCGGTCTTCGTCGCCGCGCCGCGGGTGGTGACGCTGCTCTACGGCGGGCGCGGCTTTGATGCCGCGACCCTCGATCTGACCGTGGCCCTGGCTCGCTTCTTTCTGCTGTCTCCGCTCTTGCTGGGTCTTGGCGGACTGGCCATGGCTGCGCTTAACGCACGCGAGCACTTTGCGATGCCGGCTCTGGCCCAGTCGGTATACAATCTTGGCATCACCCTGGGCGCGGCGCTGGGCGGCATGCTGGGCCTGGGCATCTGGGGCATGGCCTGGGGGGTGGCGATCGGCGCGCTTGGCTACCTGCTGGTGCAACTGCCGCCTCTGTGGGGCATGGGGATGCGCCTGCGGGTGTCTCTGGGGCGCGGCATGGAGGAGGTGGGGCGCATCGCCCGCCAGATGGGGCCGCGGGTGGTTGGCCAGGCCGCCGCCTACCTGAGCATCGTGGTCACCCTGGCCCTGGCTGCCCGCCTGCCTGCTGGCGATGCCAAAGTGGCCGGATTGGGCTACGCCTACCAGTTGATGCTGCTGCCCTACGGCATCTTTTCGCTCAGCCTCAGCCAGGTGGCCTTTCCGCGCCTGGCCCGTCTGGTGGCCGAGGGGCGCCATGCCGATCTGAGCGCCGATGTGCGTCAGACCCTCGCCACTATTCTCTGGCTGACCTTGCCGGCCACCGCCGCGCTGCTGGCGCTCGGCTTTCCCCTGGCGCGGGCGCTCTTCGAGCGCGGCGCTTTCGATGCCCGCTCGCTGGAGCATACCACGCAGGCCCTGGCGGGCTACGCTCTCGCTCTGCCCGCCTTCGCCGCCTCGGAGATCCTTATCCGCGCCTTTTTTGCCATGCAACGCACCTGGACGCCGGTGCTGGTGGGGGTGTTCCAGGTTGCGCTGAACCTGACCCTCGGGGTGAGCCTTCTGCGCCTCGGCGGGGACGTTGGCGCCCTGGCCTTCGCCTTCAGTATCGCCAACACTATCGAGGCGCTCGTGCTCTTCGCGCTGCTGGGGACGACGCTTCCCGGTCTCTGGCGCGAGCGGCGGCTATGGGGATCGCTCGGCGCGTCCCTGGCCGGGGCGCTGGTCCTGGGCGCGCTCCTTATCGGCCTGACCGCAGCCTCGCGCCATATGCTGCCCGCCCTGAGCGCCGACCACCCTTACCAGTGGACCCGTGACCTGCCGCTCTTGTTGCTCTGGCTGGCGGGCGTGGGCCTTGCTGGCGCGCTGGTCTACCTGGGGCTCACCTTCGCGCTGGGCGCGGGGCCGGCCCGCGCCGTAGTTGCGCGCCTGCGAGGAGGGTAG
- the rpsT gene encoding 30S ribosomal protein S20, whose product MANTKSAKKRIRSNERKRQRNVMYRSRVKTLIKKAELSIYSGTPDEALVREACSTLDKAAVKGIIHKNNAARRKSRLMKKFNAARAASA is encoded by the coding sequence TTGGCGAACACGAAATCGGCAAAGAAGCGCATTCGCAGCAACGAACGCAAGCGCCAGCGGAATGTGATGTATCGCTCGCGCGTCAAGACGTTGATTAAGAAGGCTGAGTTGTCAATCTACAGCGGCACGCCCGACGAGGCCCTGGTGCGCGAGGCGTGCAGCACCCTCGACAAGGCTGCGGTTAAGGGCATCATCCACAAGAACAATGCCGCGCGCCGCAAGTCGCGCCTGATGAAGAAGTTCAACGCGGCACGAGCGGCGAGCGCCTGA
- the holA gene encoding DNA polymerase III subunit delta, with protein MLYLFYGPDEFSRSQALAALRAALPPDVAEMNSVRLDGRRLKLETLALACEALPFLADRRLVIVSDALKHARAGKEREELRAYLERVPAWCDLVFVENEDVDRRSILFTYLKQAGEVREFPLPEGPALLRWLAERAAAQQARLAPDAAARLVELVGNDTRALATEVEKLATYAGRGKTIDVAAVQLLVEDRQEQNLFAFIDALSARRPGPALRGARALLEDGQAATYVLFMLARQMRVLLGVQALAARQLRPEAIAAELNLKPFVARKAIDQARGFGPGELERLHDRLLELDVATKTGRLQAEVALELFVAEACR; from the coding sequence ATGCTCTACCTTTTCTATGGCCCCGACGAGTTCAGCCGCAGCCAAGCCCTGGCGGCGTTGCGCGCCGCTCTGCCTCCTGATGTCGCCGAGATGAATAGCGTTCGTCTCGATGGGCGCCGGCTCAAGCTCGAGACCCTTGCGCTCGCCTGTGAGGCGCTGCCCTTTCTGGCCGATCGCCGCCTGGTGATCGTGTCGGATGCCCTCAAACATGCCCGGGCGGGCAAGGAACGCGAGGAGTTGCGGGCCTACCTTGAACGGGTTCCCGCGTGGTGCGATCTGGTCTTCGTAGAGAACGAGGACGTGGATCGGCGCAGCATTCTCTTCACCTACCTGAAGCAGGCGGGCGAGGTGCGCGAGTTTCCGCTGCCCGAAGGTCCCGCCTTGCTGCGCTGGCTGGCCGAGCGCGCCGCCGCTCAGCAGGCCCGTCTGGCCCCCGATGCCGCCGCCAGACTGGTAGAACTGGTGGGCAACGATACGCGCGCCCTGGCGACCGAGGTGGAGAAGCTCGCCACCTATGCGGGCCGCGGAAAGACCATTGATGTGGCAGCGGTACAACTTCTGGTGGAGGATCGGCAGGAGCAGAACCTGTTCGCCTTCATTGACGCATTAAGCGCCCGGCGGCCCGGCCCGGCGCTGCGGGGCGCGCGCGCGCTGCTCGAAGACGGCCAGGCGGCAACCTACGTGCTCTTTATGCTGGCCCGGCAGATGCGCGTTCTGCTGGGGGTGCAGGCGCTCGCGGCCCGGCAGCTCCGCCCGGAGGCGATTGCCGCCGAGTTGAACCTGAAACCCTTCGTGGCGCGCAAGGCGATTGACCAGGCGCGCGGTTTCGGTCCGGGTGAGCTTGAACGCCTGCACGACCGGCTGCTCGAACTCGACGTGGCCACCAAGACCGGACGCCTCCAGGCCGAGGTGGCCCTGGAGTTGTTTGTCGCCGAGGCGTGCCGGTGA